In Colwellia sp. M166, a genomic segment contains:
- the pdxJ gene encoding pyridoxine 5'-phosphate synthase: MKDILLGVNVDHIATLRQARGTNYPDPVYAASVAEHAGADGITVHLREDRRHIQDRDIYLLKQTLHTRMNFEMAVTDEMLDIACEVKPMFCCLVPEKREELTTEGGLDVAGQQDKINAAVARLAEAGIQTSLFIDADKKQIDAAVISKATYIEIHTGQYAEAKNEAEQQQELARLVEGIEYAHFLGLKVNAGHGLNYFNVKPIAAIPEIIELNIGHAIIARAVIDGLDKAIRDMKRLMLEARGLV; the protein is encoded by the coding sequence ATGAAAGATATTTTACTAGGCGTAAATGTAGACCATATTGCCACCTTACGACAAGCACGCGGCACAAACTACCCGGATCCTGTTTATGCTGCCTCAGTAGCAGAACATGCCGGTGCAGATGGTATTACCGTCCATTTACGTGAAGATCGCCGTCATATCCAAGATAGAGATATTTATCTATTAAAGCAGACTTTACATACACGGATGAATTTTGAAATGGCTGTTACCGATGAAATGTTGGATATAGCCTGTGAAGTAAAACCGATGTTTTGTTGTTTGGTGCCAGAAAAGCGTGAAGAATTAACCACCGAAGGTGGCTTAGATGTTGCTGGGCAGCAGGATAAAATTAATGCAGCTGTAGCTCGCTTAGCTGAGGCTGGTATACAAACTAGCTTGTTTATTGATGCTGACAAAAAGCAAATTGATGCTGCAGTGATCAGTAAAGCTACCTATATTGAAATTCATACCGGCCAATATGCTGAAGCAAAAAATGAAGCAGAGCAGCAGCAAGAACTTGCACGCTTAGTTGAGGGCATTGAATATGCTCACTTTTTAGGTTTGAAGGTTAATGCCGGTCATGGACTTAATTACTTTAACGTTAAGCCCATTGCTGCGATACCTGAAATTATTGAGCTTAATATTGGTCATGCAATTATCGCTCGTGCGGTCATTGATGGTTTAGATAAAGCCATTCGAGACATGAAACGACTAATGCTTGAAGCGCGTGGTTTAGTGTAA
- the acpS gene encoding holo-ACP synthase has product MSVVGIGTDIVDIRRIAKMSDNAQQRLAKRILTTREYQLYITLKQPERFLAKRWAGKEAAAKALGTGIAAGVSFQYFDIVSLASGQPTLELSSQALTLAKNLGANTWHISLSDEVKYATAFVVLSQ; this is encoded by the coding sequence TTGTCTGTAGTTGGTATTGGTACTGATATTGTTGATATTAGGCGCATTGCGAAAATGTCTGATAATGCTCAGCAGCGCCTAGCAAAACGCATTTTAACGACGCGAGAATACCAACTTTACATTACTTTAAAACAGCCTGAACGTTTCCTCGCGAAACGATGGGCTGGTAAAGAAGCTGCGGCTAAGGCGCTCGGTACAGGTATTGCAGCAGGCGTATCATTTCAATATTTTGATATTGTTTCTTTAGCTAGTGGCCAACCTACACTTGAATTGAGTTCACAAGCCTTAACTTTAGCTAAAAACTTAGGGGCTAATACTTGGCATATTTCACTTTCTGATGAAGTTAAATATGCCACTGCCTTTGTCGTTTTATCACAGTAA